The Streptomyces sp. NBC_00224 genome has a window encoding:
- the tgmA gene encoding putative ATP-grasp-modified RiPP — MRPFTLHYTVPHEPEAVAVPYHFDASRQLNVLPDGRPAVADRAVLRATGTTTSTAGSQTHFDD, encoded by the coding sequence GTGAGGCCGTTCACTCTGCACTACACGGTGCCGCATGAGCCGGAGGCCGTGGCGGTCCCCTACCACTTCGACGCCTCGCGGCAACTGAACGTGCTGCCCGACGGGCGCCCCGCCGTCGCCGACCGCGCGGTGCTCAGGGCGACCGGCACCACCACGTCCACCGCCGGTTCCCAGACCCACTTCGACGACTGA
- a CDS encoding DUF389 domain-containing protein — MLHLRLNVPADLTDEVVRTLEATVGTAHLAVVPGASRNPAGDLVLCDVAREAGDGLLGSLRALGLDRSGAIAVENIDLSLSKRAEKAEAEAPGEGVDAVLWEQLADATHEESTLTVTYVAFLAIATMLAACGVMLDNAILIVGAMAVGPEFGPLAGISTALVQRAPGLVWRSLTALVVGFAAAMLLTAGFGWLLDQVGLFDKAMLEADRPNTAFIWKPDWMSFVVAFLAGVAGTLSLTSAKSGALIGVAISVTTVPAAANAAMAFSYKEYAQTWGSSGQLLANLGGIVLAGILTLLTQKSLLASLRRRRTPAS; from the coding sequence TTGCTGCATCTGCGTCTGAACGTGCCCGCCGACCTCACCGACGAGGTGGTGCGGACCCTGGAGGCCACGGTGGGCACCGCCCATCTGGCCGTCGTCCCGGGCGCCTCCCGCAACCCCGCGGGCGATCTGGTGCTCTGCGACGTCGCCCGCGAGGCCGGGGACGGACTCCTCGGCAGTCTGCGCGCCCTCGGCCTCGACCGGTCCGGGGCGATCGCCGTCGAGAACATCGACCTGTCGCTGTCCAAGCGCGCCGAGAAGGCCGAGGCGGAGGCCCCGGGCGAGGGCGTGGACGCGGTGCTGTGGGAACAACTGGCGGACGCGACCCACGAGGAGTCGACGCTCACGGTCACCTATGTGGCGTTCCTGGCGATCGCCACGATGCTCGCGGCGTGCGGCGTGATGCTCGACAACGCCATCCTGATCGTGGGCGCGATGGCGGTCGGCCCCGAGTTCGGGCCGCTGGCCGGGATCTCCACGGCGCTCGTCCAGCGTGCGCCCGGGCTCGTGTGGCGGTCGCTGACGGCGCTGGTGGTGGGCTTCGCCGCGGCCATGCTGCTGACGGCCGGATTCGGCTGGCTGCTTGACCAGGTGGGGCTGTTCGACAAGGCCATGCTGGAGGCGGACCGCCCGAACACCGCCTTCATCTGGAAGCCGGACTGGATGTCGTTCGTCGTCGCCTTCCTGGCGGGTGTCGCCGGAACCCTCTCGCTCACCTCGGCCAAGTCCGGGGCGCTGATCGGGGTGGCCATCTCGGTGACCACGGTCCCGGCGGCGGCCAACGCCGCCATGGCGTTCAGCTACAAGGAGTACGCCCAGACCTGGGGCTCCAGCGGGCAGCTCCTCGCCAACCTGGGCGGGATCGTGCTGGCGGGGATCCTCACCCTGCTCACCCAGAAGTCACTCCTGGCGAGCCTGCGCCGGCGCCGTACGCCCGCGAGCTGA
- the tgmB gene encoding ATP-grasp ribosomal peptide maturase, with protein sequence MTVLILTCEGDVTTDMVVTELHERGVPLVRLDPADLPGRAVLSAEYAHGDFAGHLSVDGFLVSMSGLRSVWVRRPGQPAAHAPEPSQWLTAEVRQALFGMLYSASARWMNHPRDAEQARHKPWQLRVAHAGGFAVPPTVVTTVPRVARQFVQEYRDVVVKSAAGPPPDEPLMALPTTLIGPDADFSSVRAGPVLLQRYIPKKADIRLTCVGARLFAARKVSDPQQVDGRYDDSGHRWEPTGVPDRIAESVHAYTRRTGLAYAAFDFAEDADGVWWFLECNQGGQFGFVELDTGQPIAAAVAAWLAE encoded by the coding sequence ATGACGGTTCTCATCCTCACCTGCGAAGGCGACGTCACCACGGACATGGTGGTGACCGAGCTGCACGAGCGGGGTGTCCCGCTGGTGCGCCTCGACCCCGCCGATCTGCCCGGCAGAGCGGTGCTGTCCGCCGAGTACGCCCACGGGGACTTCGCCGGGCACCTGTCGGTCGACGGGTTCCTGGTGAGCATGTCCGGGCTGCGCTCGGTCTGGGTGCGCCGGCCGGGGCAGCCCGCCGCCCATGCGCCGGAGCCCTCCCAGTGGCTCACCGCCGAGGTCCGGCAGGCGCTGTTCGGCATGCTGTACTCGGCCTCCGCGCGCTGGATGAACCATCCGCGCGACGCCGAACAGGCCCGTCACAAGCCCTGGCAGCTGCGGGTCGCCCACGCCGGCGGGTTCGCCGTGCCGCCCACGGTCGTCACGACCGTTCCCCGCGTGGCCCGGCAGTTCGTGCAGGAGTACCGGGACGTGGTGGTGAAGAGTGCCGCCGGGCCGCCGCCGGACGAGCCCCTGATGGCGCTGCCGACCACACTGATCGGGCCCGACGCGGACTTCTCCAGCGTCCGGGCGGGCCCGGTGCTGCTCCAGCGCTACATCCCCAAGAAGGCGGACATCCGGCTGACCTGCGTGGGTGCCCGGCTCTTTGCCGCCCGGAAGGTCTCCGACCCCCAGCAGGTGGACGGGCGATACGACGACAGCGGTCACCGCTGGGAGCCCACCGGGGTGCCCGACCGCATCGCCGAGTCGGTGCACGCGTACACCCGCCGCACCGGGCTCGCCTACGCGGCGTTCGACTTCGCGGAGGACGCGGACGGGGTCTGGTGGTTCCTGGAGTGCAACCAGGGCGGGCAGTTCGGCTTCGTCGAACTCGACACGGGCCAGCCGATAGCCGCCGCGGTCGCCGCCTGGCTGGCTGAGTGA
- a CDS encoding SIS domain-containing protein, producing MPGTRITFLDGQAGQPQALERVIAHVRRQLDGPVGDRLRGVRRPLLAGIGASYAALALPVEVLRGHGVPAQRVLASEIEEGLGGFDTDLLIGVSQSGRSSETIAAFRAARGVPTLAVLNVTPSPLGALAGLTVDLGNEPDSCASTVGFTGTVVALDLIAGVIAGRDGDTWDGVPEQAEAVRTRAAHAVASLRTRAARCVAADCVASGASRVTAEEAALLLREVPRMPAAASVTRNYLHGEMESAGNTLHLVFGCGREVALARSLSAAGHLTLLVTTARVKASGNLAVVRLPDSPPSARVVLETVVAQELVAALSDERNVPIESIVFINDDTKEGGIVLADFERASPVAVL from the coding sequence ATGCCCGGAACGCGAATCACCTTCCTCGACGGCCAGGCCGGCCAGCCGCAGGCGCTGGAGCGCGTGATCGCCCATGTGCGGCGGCAGTTGGACGGTCCCGTCGGCGACCGGCTGCGTGGCGTCAGGCGCCCGCTCCTCGCCGGCATCGGCGCCTCGTACGCGGCCCTGGCGCTGCCGGTCGAGGTGCTGCGCGGCCACGGCGTGCCCGCCCAGCGGGTGCTCGCCAGCGAGATCGAGGAAGGGCTGGGCGGCTTCGACACCGATCTCCTCATCGGCGTGTCGCAGAGCGGCCGCAGCTCGGAGACGATCGCGGCGTTCCGGGCGGCGCGCGGCGTACCGACCCTCGCGGTCCTCAACGTCACCCCCTCCCCCCTCGGCGCCCTCGCCGGACTCACCGTCGACCTCGGCAACGAGCCGGACTCCTGCGCCTCGACCGTCGGCTTCACCGGTACGGTCGTCGCCCTCGACCTGATCGCGGGGGTGATCGCGGGCCGCGACGGGGACACCTGGGACGGCGTCCCCGAGCAGGCCGAGGCCGTACGGACGCGGGCGGCCCACGCCGTCGCCTCGCTGCGGACCCGCGCCGCGCGCTGCGTCGCCGCCGACTGCGTCGCCTCCGGCGCCTCCCGGGTCACCGCGGAGGAGGCGGCGCTGCTGCTGCGCGAGGTACCCCGGATGCCGGCCGCGGCCTCGGTCACGCGCAACTACCTGCACGGCGAGATGGAGTCGGCGGGCAACACGCTGCACCTCGTCTTCGGCTGCGGCCGCGAGGTGGCGCTCGCCCGCTCCCTGTCGGCCGCGGGCCATCTGACCCTGCTGGTGACCACCGCGCGGGTCAAGGCGTCCGGGAACCTCGCCGTCGTAAGGCTGCCCGACAGCCCACCCAGCGCCCGGGTCGTCCTGGAGACGGTCGTGGCACAGGAGCTGGTGGCGGCGCTGAGCGACGAACGGAACGTACCCATCGAGTCGATCGTCTTCATCAACGACGACACCAAGGAGGGCGGCATCGTCCTCGCGGACTTCGAGCGCGCCTCGCCCGTCGCGGTCCTCTGA
- a CDS encoding alpha/beta hydrolase has translation MRIAYGQHTRVRLGAATAVAALLALTAAPPSTAAARPADPARQVPAWHSCVRDAQDTSGQELEKAGARCAEVKVPLDHARPGGPGITVAVARIRAADTAHRIGALVVNEGGPADPVIDYLLERRAAMGELAARYDVVGVDPRFTGRNAPIDCRWPTSTYFRAAGKDRAGFARMTAFQRDLAAKCRRNAAGLLPYASTRNAARDLDMVRTVLGERRISYLGISYGTYLGEVYTAMFPGRTDRVVLDGVHEPHRLAPWAEYGTEEVNENALRHWARWAAPRDAAYGLGTTADAVLATVDRIQAAATRRPFTVGTYRIDEHLLPLLVYGVLGDDLARSDADIAVMVGTLKRAAETGHAEPDPGLAELLPALFTGQYSAYGSTQTAYLCADTPGPSDPEVFRRAVERSRAAHPLFGPVLNDITPCPFWTAPRERPTVVDNDIPALMVNATGDPRVPYSEALAMHAKWPSSRLITVENSYRHAVYGIAYGSACVNGAVNAYLADGRLPDADLTCPAARDDIPSTRPVRQVP, from the coding sequence ATGAGGATCGCGTACGGCCAGCACACCCGCGTCCGGCTCGGGGCGGCCACCGCCGTGGCCGCCCTCCTCGCCCTGACGGCCGCCCCGCCGTCGACGGCCGCCGCCCGCCCCGCCGATCCCGCCCGCCAGGTCCCCGCCTGGCACAGCTGTGTGCGCGACGCCCAGGACACCTCCGGCCAGGAGCTGGAGAAGGCGGGCGCCCGGTGCGCCGAGGTGAAGGTCCCGCTCGACCACGCCCGCCCCGGCGGCCCGGGCATCACCGTCGCGGTCGCCCGCATCCGGGCCGCCGACACCGCTCACCGGATCGGCGCGCTCGTGGTGAACGAGGGCGGCCCCGCCGACCCGGTGATCGACTACCTGCTGGAGCGCCGGGCCGCGATGGGCGAACTCGCGGCCCGGTACGACGTGGTGGGCGTCGACCCCCGGTTCACCGGCCGCAACGCACCCATCGACTGCCGCTGGCCGACCAGCACGTACTTCCGCGCGGCGGGCAAGGACCGGGCGGGCTTCGCCCGTATGACGGCCTTCCAGCGCGATCTGGCCGCCAAGTGCCGCCGCAACGCGGCCGGTCTGCTGCCGTACGCGTCGACCCGTAACGCCGCACGCGACCTCGACATGGTGCGCACGGTGCTCGGCGAGCGGCGGATCTCGTACCTGGGGATCTCCTACGGCACCTATCTCGGCGAGGTGTACACCGCGATGTTCCCGGGCCGCACCGACCGGGTCGTCCTCGACGGCGTGCACGAGCCGCACCGCCTCGCCCCCTGGGCCGAGTACGGAACGGAGGAGGTGAACGAGAACGCCCTGCGCCACTGGGCCCGGTGGGCCGCGCCGCGCGACGCCGCCTACGGCCTGGGCACCACGGCCGACGCGGTCCTCGCGACGGTCGACCGCATCCAGGCGGCCGCCACCCGCCGCCCGTTCACGGTCGGGACCTACCGCATCGACGAGCACCTCCTGCCCCTGCTCGTGTACGGAGTCCTCGGCGACGACCTGGCGCGGAGCGACGCGGACATCGCCGTCATGGTCGGAACCCTCAAGCGGGCCGCCGAGACCGGCCACGCGGAGCCGGACCCCGGCCTCGCGGAGCTGCTGCCGGCGCTGTTCACCGGTCAGTACTCGGCCTACGGCAGCACCCAGACGGCGTATCTGTGCGCCGACACCCCCGGCCCGAGCGACCCGGAGGTCTTCCGGCGGGCCGTCGAGCGCAGCCGCGCGGCCCATCCGCTGTTCGGTCCGGTCCTCAACGACATCACCCCGTGCCCCTTCTGGACCGCACCGCGCGAGCGGCCGACCGTCGTGGACAACGACATCCCGGCGCTCATGGTCAACGCCACGGGCGATCCTCGCGTCCCGTACTCCGAGGCCCTGGCCATGCACGCCAAGTGGCCGAGCTCCCGACTGATCACGGTCGAGAACTCCTACCGGCACGCCGTGTACGGCATCGCCTACGGCAGTGCCTGCGTCAATGGCGCGGTCAACGCCTACCTGGCCGACGGGCGACTGCCGGACGCCGACCTCACGTGCCCGGCGGCGCGCGACGACATCCCGTCGACCAGGCCCGTGCGTCAGGTGCCGTAG
- a CDS encoding amino acid permease encodes MGYPRKLTRRFHAFDNFAISFTIINIISGIFSAFGFGMGAGGPRILIFGWIGVSVMVLFVGAAMGEIASAYPTSGALYFSAGKLAKRHRGAWSWYTGWLNFVGQVGGTAATNYAAATFIQAFVSMQWPSYDPTPQQTVGIAAVILVVQALANTYTVQLVAVVNRISVWWLLVGMVVIVAALSFKPSHHQSASFANHFVNTTGFSNGLYAAMLGLLVTSWTFTGFDGSFHMSEETVKATVNTPKGIMRAIIYSALAGLVLMLALVYAIRDYAGEASSAAPPVQILVDALGMGTAKLLLLIVIGAMLFCGLANMTSNTRQIFAFSRDGAMPGSRWWHSVSLRTRTPVKAVWLAAACSLVLIIPGWWSHTAFTAIVSVNVVGLYLAYGVPIFLRLRLNDFEPGPWNLGRWGKPVAAVAVVWIALSSVLFMLPQTSPITTTSFNYAPIALGAVLFIATVWWFVTARHRFQGPVSYGSPDEVAAMDLI; translated from the coding sequence ATGGGCTACCCGCGGAAACTCACCCGCAGATTCCACGCGTTCGACAATTTCGCGATATCTTTTACGATCATCAACATCATCTCCGGCATATTCTCCGCCTTCGGATTCGGAATGGGCGCCGGCGGGCCGCGCATCCTCATCTTCGGCTGGATCGGTGTGTCGGTGATGGTGCTGTTCGTCGGCGCGGCGATGGGCGAGATCGCCTCCGCCTACCCGACCAGCGGCGCCCTGTACTTCTCCGCCGGCAAGCTCGCCAAGCGGCACCGCGGCGCCTGGTCCTGGTACACGGGATGGCTGAACTTCGTCGGCCAGGTGGGCGGCACGGCCGCCACCAACTACGCGGCCGCGACCTTCATCCAGGCGTTCGTCTCGATGCAGTGGCCGTCGTACGACCCGACGCCCCAGCAGACCGTCGGCATCGCCGCGGTGATCCTGGTGGTGCAGGCGCTGGCCAACACGTACACGGTGCAGCTGGTGGCCGTGGTGAACCGTATCTCCGTGTGGTGGTTGCTGGTCGGCATGGTGGTGATCGTGGCCGCCCTGAGCTTCAAACCCTCGCACCACCAGTCCGCGTCGTTCGCCAACCACTTCGTCAACACCACCGGGTTCAGCAACGGGTTGTACGCGGCGATGCTGGGTCTGCTGGTGACCAGCTGGACGTTCACCGGCTTCGACGGCAGCTTCCACATGTCGGAGGAGACCGTGAAGGCCACGGTCAACACGCCCAAGGGCATCATGCGCGCGATCATCTACTCGGCGCTCGCCGGGCTGGTCCTGATGCTCGCCCTGGTGTACGCGATCCGCGACTACGCGGGCGAGGCGAGCTCGGCGGCCCCGCCGGTGCAGATCCTCGTCGACGCGCTCGGCATGGGCACCGCCAAGCTGCTCCTGCTGATCGTGATCGGCGCCATGCTGTTCTGCGGCCTCGCCAACATGACCAGCAACACCCGCCAGATCTTCGCCTTCTCGCGCGACGGCGCGATGCCGGGATCGCGCTGGTGGCACTCGGTGTCGCTGCGCACCCGCACTCCGGTCAAGGCCGTGTGGCTCGCCGCGGCCTGCTCACTGGTGCTGATCATCCCCGGCTGGTGGTCGCACACCGCCTTCACCGCCATCGTCAGCGTCAACGTCGTCGGCCTCTACCTCGCCTACGGCGTCCCCATCTTCCTGCGGCTGCGCCTGAACGACTTCGAGCCCGGCCCGTGGAACCTGGGCCGGTGGGGCAAGCCTGTGGCGGCGGTCGCCGTGGTCTGGATCGCGCTCAGCAGCGTGCTGTTCATGCTGCCGCAGACCTCGCCGATCACCACCACCTCGTTCAACTACGCCCCGATCGCGCTGGGTGCGGTGCTGTTCATCGCCACCGTGTGGTGGTTCGTCACCGCCCGCCACCGCTTCCAGGGCCCGGTCAGCTATGGCAGCCCCGACGAGGTGGCCGCGATGGACCTCATCTGA
- a CDS encoding glycoside hydrolase family 88 protein, with protein sequence MAVLRRVADHWLAAHSDPGDNGWARATFFSGLMALHRLTGDTHYLMYARSWAESHAYGLIGGVTTRHADNQCAGQTYLDLHRLEPEPLKIAAIEECLHRMVAVDRPAKDDDWWWADALHMAMPPFARLGVLRQDSAYTDKLHRLYTHTRRTEGGPGLCDTASGLWFRDKRFIPGLPGAITSPSGSPVVWSRGNGWVAGAHVKTLKALPPGDPHVPEYREALVRLLTAARRVQRPDGFWNVNLADPGHFPGPETSGTSFLTYGAAYAVRAGLVARAAFLPVAARAWRGLVSTAVHPDGFLGYVQGVGDRPDSSRPVTYDTTADFGVGAFLLAGTELAALCR encoded by the coding sequence GTGGCCGTCCTGCGGAGGGTCGCCGACCACTGGCTGGCGGCGCACAGCGACCCCGGTGACAACGGCTGGGCCCGGGCCACGTTCTTCAGCGGTCTCATGGCACTGCACCGGCTGACCGGCGACACGCACTACCTCATGTACGCGCGGAGCTGGGCCGAGAGCCACGCGTACGGACTCATCGGCGGGGTGACCACCCGGCACGCGGACAACCAGTGCGCCGGGCAGACCTATCTCGACCTCCACCGTCTTGAGCCCGAGCCGTTGAAGATCGCGGCCATCGAGGAGTGCCTGCACCGCATGGTCGCCGTCGACCGGCCCGCCAAGGACGACGACTGGTGGTGGGCGGACGCGCTGCACATGGCGATGCCGCCGTTCGCCCGGCTGGGCGTGCTGCGCCAGGACAGCGCGTACACGGACAAGCTCCACCGCCTCTACACCCACACCAGGCGCACCGAGGGCGGCCCCGGTCTGTGCGACACGGCGAGCGGGCTGTGGTTCCGCGACAAGCGGTTCATACCCGGCCTGCCCGGCGCGATCACCTCGCCCTCGGGCAGCCCCGTCGTCTGGTCCCGCGGCAACGGCTGGGTCGCCGGCGCCCATGTGAAGACCCTCAAGGCGCTGCCCCCGGGGGATCCGCACGTGCCCGAGTACCGCGAGGCACTCGTACGCCTGCTCACCGCCGCCCGCCGGGTCCAGCGCCCCGACGGCTTCTGGAACGTGAACCTCGCCGACCCGGGCCACTTCCCCGGCCCGGAGACCAGCGGCACCTCGTTCCTCACCTACGGCGCCGCGTACGCGGTACGGGCCGGGCTCGTCGCCCGCGCGGCCTTTCTCCCCGTCGCCGCCCGCGCCTGGCGCGGCCTCGTCTCCACCGCCGTGCACCCCGACGGCTTCCTCGGCTATGTCCAGGGCGTCGGCGACCGCCCCGACTCCAGCCGGCCCGTCACGTACGACACCACGGCGGACTTCGGCGTCGGAGCCTTCCTGCTGGCCGGAACGGAGCTGGCGGCGCTGTGCCGTTAG
- a CDS encoding GH92 family glycosyl hydrolase has protein sequence MLRSVHPSRSPLRSRYAGALSALALAASGLVGLAAAAPAHAAALPLNQYVDPFIGTDDSNAPNPVPGGAGGSTYPGAVVPFGGVQFSPDTPTASPSGYRYKDTSVEDFSLTHFDGAGCANNEDLPLLPVTGALGTSPGSNWTGYASGYTKANEVAGPGYYKTRLDRYATDVELSATTRTGMGKLTYPASATSRLLVGTGRSATGSRAGTVHVNGNELTGSVTAGGFCGSSKTYQIYFDIRFDRTPTGFGTWSGSTVTDGSANASGTNTGAYVTFDTTANTTVQFKVGLSYVSVAGAQANVTAENGGWDFGAVRTAADDSWNQMLNRLQVSGGSTAERQKFYTSLYHVLQSPNVSSDVNGDYRGFDNAVHNSARPVYQNYSGWDIYRSWASLIGLIAPTEASDIAKSMVLDGQQGGLLPKWSQQTNEDFVMTGDPGPIIVASLYAFGGRDFDTSAALALMEKASNGGTTQGSAIRGRQSTYMNLHYLDDPSDSLEYSASDFAVAQFAKALGNTSSYTTHMSRAQWWRNTFSQESSYVQQHKSDGSWTWPLDPASQSTFTEGNASQYTWMVPYDFAGLINSMGGRQTAVQRLDHHFTEVNAGQSRPYYYIGNEPEHGVPWAYNYARHPAGASDAVRKVMAESFTTGAGGLPGNDDLGATSAWYVWAALGMYPATPGADTLALHGPQFPSVLIQRAAGNITINTSGSGPYVQGLGVNGTATSHSYLRYPDLAAGATLTYTMGAAPSATWGTGASDVPPSFQDGATPVPAAPELGADLAQGATATGSAACASAESPDKAVDGSLKNNSKWCSAASGPSLQVDLGSARTVSSFVVKHAGLGGENTGWNTGGFQIQTSSDGSSWTTAATVTGSRSSRTYHPVPARSARYVRLLVTSPSNTSGSAARVYELEVYGGGSGNLALGRAATGSAPCNGSETPDKAVNGSVSGGNSDKWCSLASGTKDLRVDLGASHPLNSITVRHAGAGGESAALDTRDFDLSVSADAATWTTVAQVRGNSADSTTHPVAVSARYVRLSVVTPAQTADQAARIYELEVYGT, from the coding sequence GTGCTCCGATCCGTGCACCCCTCCAGATCCCCGCTGCGCTCCCGGTACGCGGGGGCGTTGAGCGCCCTCGCCCTGGCCGCCTCGGGCCTCGTCGGCCTCGCCGCGGCGGCGCCGGCCCATGCGGCGGCGCTGCCGCTGAACCAGTACGTCGACCCGTTCATCGGCACCGACGACAGCAACGCCCCCAACCCCGTGCCGGGCGGCGCCGGGGGCAGCACCTACCCCGGCGCCGTAGTGCCCTTCGGCGGCGTGCAGTTCAGCCCCGACACCCCCACCGCCTCCCCGTCCGGCTACCGCTACAAGGACACCTCCGTCGAGGACTTCAGCCTCACCCACTTCGACGGCGCGGGCTGCGCCAACAACGAGGACCTGCCGCTGCTGCCGGTCACCGGCGCGCTCGGCACCTCACCGGGCTCCAACTGGACCGGCTACGCGTCCGGCTACACTAAGGCGAACGAGGTGGCCGGACCCGGCTACTACAAGACCCGCCTCGACCGCTACGCCACCGACGTCGAGCTGTCCGCGACCACCCGCACCGGCATGGGCAAGCTGACCTACCCCGCCTCGGCCACCTCCCGCCTGCTGGTCGGCACGGGCCGCAGTGCCACCGGCAGCCGCGCCGGAACCGTGCACGTCAACGGAAACGAGCTGACCGGCAGCGTGACGGCCGGAGGGTTCTGCGGCTCGTCCAAGACGTACCAGATCTACTTCGACATCCGCTTCGACCGGACCCCGACCGGCTTCGGCACCTGGTCGGGCTCCACCGTCACGGACGGCTCGGCGAACGCGTCGGGCACCAACACCGGCGCCTACGTCACCTTCGACACCACCGCCAACACCACGGTCCAGTTCAAGGTGGGCCTGTCGTACGTCAGCGTCGCGGGCGCCCAGGCCAATGTGACCGCGGAGAACGGCGGCTGGGACTTCGGCGCGGTACGCACGGCGGCCGACGACTCCTGGAACCAGATGCTCAACCGGCTCCAGGTCTCCGGCGGCAGCACCGCGGAGCGCCAGAAGTTCTACACCTCGCTCTACCACGTCCTGCAGAGCCCCAACGTCTCCAGCGATGTGAACGGCGACTACCGGGGCTTCGACAACGCCGTGCACAACTCGGCCCGGCCGGTGTACCAGAACTACTCGGGCTGGGACATCTACCGCTCCTGGGCGTCGCTGATAGGGCTGATCGCGCCCACCGAGGCCAGTGACATCGCCAAGTCGATGGTCCTGGACGGTCAGCAGGGCGGACTGCTGCCCAAGTGGTCGCAGCAGACCAACGAGGACTTCGTGATGACGGGCGACCCGGGCCCGATCATCGTCGCCAGCCTGTACGCGTTCGGGGGGCGCGACTTCGACACGAGCGCGGCGCTCGCCCTGATGGAGAAGGCGTCCAACGGCGGCACCACACAGGGCAGCGCGATCCGCGGGCGCCAGTCGACGTACATGAACCTGCACTACCTCGACGACCCATCCGACTCCCTCGAATACTCCGCGTCCGACTTCGCGGTGGCCCAGTTCGCCAAGGCGCTCGGCAACACCTCCAGCTACACCACCCACATGAGCCGCGCGCAGTGGTGGCGCAACACCTTCAGCCAGGAGTCGTCGTACGTCCAGCAGCACAAGAGCGACGGCTCCTGGACCTGGCCGCTCGACCCGGCGAGCCAGTCCACCTTCACCGAGGGCAACGCCTCCCAGTACACCTGGATGGTCCCGTACGACTTCGCCGGCCTGATCAACTCCATGGGCGGCCGGCAGACCGCCGTCCAGCGCCTCGACCACCACTTCACCGAGGTCAACGCCGGTCAGAGCAGGCCGTACTACTACATCGGCAACGAGCCCGAGCACGGTGTGCCGTGGGCCTACAACTACGCCCGCCACCCGGCCGGAGCCTCGGACGCGGTGCGCAAGGTGATGGCCGAGTCCTTCACCACCGGCGCCGGCGGTCTGCCGGGCAACGACGACCTCGGCGCCACCTCCGCCTGGTACGTGTGGGCGGCGCTCGGTATGTATCCGGCCACGCCGGGCGCGGACACGCTCGCGCTGCACGGGCCGCAGTTCCCGTCCGTCCTGATCCAGCGCGCCGCCGGGAACATCACCATCAACACCTCCGGCTCCGGCCCCTATGTGCAGGGGCTCGGCGTCAACGGCACCGCCACCAGCCACAGCTACCTGCGCTATCCGGACCTCGCGGCCGGTGCCACCCTCACGTACACCATGGGCGCGGCGCCCAGTGCCACCTGGGGCACCGGGGCGTCCGACGTGCCGCCCTCCTTCCAGGACGGCGCCACTCCGGTACCGGCCGCGCCCGAGCTCGGCGCCGACCTCGCCCAGGGCGCGACGGCGACCGGATCGGCCGCCTGCGCGTCGGCCGAGTCGCCCGACAAGGCCGTGGACGGCTCGTTGAAGAACAACAGCAAGTGGTGCTCGGCCGCGAGCGGCCCCTCGCTCCAGGTCGATCTGGGATCCGCCAGGACCGTGTCGTCGTTCGTCGTGAAGCACGCCGGTCTCGGCGGTGAGAACACCGGCTGGAACACCGGTGGCTTCCAGATCCAGACCAGCAGCGACGGCTCCTCCTGGACCACGGCGGCCACCGTCACCGGCTCGCGCTCCAGCCGGACCTACCACCCGGTCCCGGCCCGCTCGGCCCGCTACGTCCGGCTGCTGGTCACCAGCCCGTCCAACACCTCGGGCAGTGCGGCCCGCGTCTACGAGCTGGAGGTGTACGGCGGCGGGAGCGGCAACCTCGCCCTCGGGCGGGCGGCGACCGGCTCGGCGCCGTGCAACGGGTCGGAGACCCCGGACAAGGCGGTCAACGGAAGCGTCAGCGGCGGCAACAGCGACAAGTGGTGCTCGCTCGCCTCCGGCACCAAGGACCTCCGGGTCGACCTGGGCGCCTCCCACCCGCTGAACTCGATCACCGTGCGCCACGCGGGCGCGGGCGGCGAGAGCGCCGCTCTGGACACCAGGGACTTCGACCTGAGCGTCTCCGCCGACGCGGCGACCTGGACCACGGTGGCCCAGGTCCGCGGCAACAGCGCCGACTCCACCACCCACCCGGTCGCCGTCTCCGCCCGCTATGTGCGGCTCTCGGTCGTCACCCCCGCACAGACCGCGGATCAGGCCGCCCGGATATACGAGCTGGAGGTCTACGGCACCTGA